From the Fibrobacter sp. UWB11 genome, one window contains:
- a CDS encoding diguanylate cyclase domain-containing protein, which produces MYTTDKVVYEGTEKNLQSLTNIETIKINNRLKNVEQYVNTLNIAINGMLDSLGQLTNEKQLAEFTEKSRELIHLTIGNTEKTVAAYLRFNPELTSPTSGVFMAMTPTDHVLRFTEPTDFSKYKPDDTEHVGWYYAPIKSKRPIWMAPYLNKNIGIYMISYVIPIFKFNKVIGVVGVDIDFDYLTREIASIRFFDKDYAFLTDQYGNTLFHPTIPKGHSFTLPNNTLLIHNKLTNGMNLTFVIPRASLSANRDNLIKNLVLITMLILVVFIFASLIFASSLTKSIRLLTDYANRLIDGKMGISLNIKRNDEIGDLAKSFVNAKMRLAETMGQIKGLAFKDPITNVRNRNSFEHYINEFHIRATSGEISSYGVLVASVDNFFKVKNKFGNTKAVALLQAASKLICTTFDHSPVFRVNEDEFIIILMNNDLKNCKKLQEKLKEGIEATANAEKAWEKVEISLGTAICKNVQSTTLSEQLVIAENDMLKGRDSIE; this is translated from the coding sequence TTGTATACTACAGATAAGGTTGTTTACGAGGGGACCGAAAAGAACCTGCAAAGTCTGACCAACATCGAGACTATCAAAATAAACAACCGGCTCAAAAATGTCGAGCAGTACGTGAACACGCTGAACATCGCCATCAACGGCATGCTCGACAGCCTCGGACAGCTGACCAACGAAAAGCAACTCGCAGAATTTACTGAAAAAAGCCGCGAACTCATTCACCTTACCATCGGGAATACAGAAAAGACTGTCGCAGCCTACTTGCGATTCAATCCAGAACTGACCTCCCCGACCTCGGGCGTTTTCATGGCGATGACTCCGACAGACCACGTCCTTCGATTCACAGAGCCTACTGATTTTTCGAAATACAAACCTGACGATACCGAACACGTCGGCTGGTACTACGCGCCCATTAAATCCAAGAGGCCCATCTGGATGGCGCCCTACTTGAACAAGAACATCGGCATTTACATGATTTCTTACGTTATTCCGATATTCAAGTTTAATAAAGTAATTGGCGTTGTAGGGGTTGATATTGACTTTGATTACTTGACCCGAGAAATCGCATCTATCCGCTTTTTCGACAAGGATTACGCATTTCTGACGGACCAATACGGCAACACGCTTTTCCACCCAACTATTCCTAAAGGCCATTCATTTACATTGCCGAACAATACGTTGCTCATTCATAACAAGCTCACTAACGGGATGAACTTGACTTTTGTTATTCCGAGAGCCTCGCTTTCCGCAAATCGCGACAATCTCATCAAGAATTTGGTACTCATCACGATGCTTATTTTGGTCGTGTTTATTTTCGCATCGCTGATTTTCGCAAGTTCGCTCACCAAGTCAATCCGTCTCCTTACAGATTACGCGAACAGGCTTATCGACGGTAAAATGGGTATCAGCTTAAACATCAAGCGGAACGACGAAATCGGAGACCTCGCCAAAAGTTTTGTCAACGCCAAGATGCGCCTCGCCGAAACGATGGGACAAATCAAGGGCCTTGCCTTCAAAGATCCAATAACAAACGTACGCAACAGGAATTCATTTGAACATTACATCAACGAATTCCACATTCGAGCAACATCTGGCGAAATCAGTTCTTACGGAGTCCTCGTCGCAAGCGTCGATAACTTTTTTAAGGTCAAGAACAAGTTTGGCAACACCAAGGCCGTAGCGCTCTTGCAAGCCGCAAGCAAGCTTATATGCACCACATTTGATCACAGCCCGGTATTTAGAGTAAATGAAGATGAATTCATCATCATCCTCATGAATAACGATTTAAAGAACTGCAAAAAGCTCCAGGAAAAATTAAAGGAAGGCATCGAAGCAACAGCTAACGCCGAAAAAGCGTGGGAAAAAGTCGAAATATCCCTTGGAACCGCCATTTGTAAAAACGTCCAATCGACTACACTTTCCGAACAATTGGTCATCGCCGAAAATGACATGTTAAAAGGCCGTGACAGCATCGAGTAA
- a CDS encoding DivIVA domain-containing protein encodes MELTPLDIRNQTFHKKSFKGYDPEEVKAFLETAATAFENMFRDRTNLTERLKVAEERVNYYRQIEKTIQDAVVTMQRTINEVKASAEKEAEIIVAEAKARALREVESIKRESENLRTEIEQLRQLRTNYFIRCRALIHSQDELLAAMENDQQKEFEAPVPPRNDGYALT; translated from the coding sequence ATGGAACTTACCCCACTTGACATCAGAAATCAAACTTTCCACAAAAAAAGCTTCAAGGGTTACGATCCGGAAGAAGTGAAAGCGTTTTTGGAAACAGCCGCGACCGCATTCGAAAACATGTTCCGCGACCGCACCAACTTGACCGAACGCTTGAAGGTCGCCGAAGAACGCGTGAACTACTACCGCCAAATCGAAAAGACCATCCAGGATGCCGTAGTCACCATGCAGCGCACGATTAACGAAGTCAAAGCTTCAGCAGAAAAGGAAGCCGAAATCATCGTCGCCGAAGCAAAGGCACGCGCATTGCGCGAAGTCGAAAGCATCAAGCGCGAGAGCGAAAACCTGCGCACCGAAATCGAGCAGCTCCGCCAGCTCCGCACAAATTACTTCATCCGCTGCCGCGCCCTCATCCATAGCCAAGACGAGCTGCTCGCCGCAATGGAAAACGACCAGCAAAAAGAATTCGAAGCTCCGGTCCCTCCGCGAAATGACGGCTACGCCCTCACATAG
- a CDS encoding DUF167 domain-containing protein, producing the protein MRINIKVHARSKRESITPLPDGSYKVDVKAPPVDGAANEAICELIAEHFHVHKRDVSVVVGSTNNKKVIEILGR; encoded by the coding sequence ATGAGAATAAACATAAAGGTACATGCACGCAGTAAGCGCGAAAGCATCACGCCGCTCCCCGACGGAAGCTACAAGGTCGATGTCAAGGCCCCGCCGGTAGATGGCGCTGCAAACGAAGCGATTTGCGAACTTATTGCGGAACACTTCCACGTGCACAAGCGAGATGTCTCAGTGGTAGTGGGATCAACAAACAACAAAAAAGTCATCGAAATATTGGGGAGATAA